From a region of the Tachypleus tridentatus isolate NWPU-2018 chromosome 1, ASM421037v1, whole genome shotgun sequence genome:
- the LOC143245930 gene encoding uncharacterized protein LOC143245930, protein MVNRKNWTPSHHAKLCQDHFECSCFVSDPTVLDSMCFKPGRLRLKKPSAVDRIVPTIFPRVELRTDLSLLCTGFTPLKPSLAITKRTNLKLLEESAADDIVPTSVEEVVIQPTFRGKCC, encoded by the exons atggtcaataggaagaactggacaccttcacaccatgcaaagctttgtcaagatcactttgaatgctcatgttttgtgtcggatcccactgttttggattccatGTGTTTCAAGCCAGGTAGGTTGAGAttgaaaaaaccatcggcagtagacaggatcgtccccaccatctttcctcgtgtggagctgaggactgatctcagcctgcttTGTACAGGTttcacccctctgaagccatcccttgccatcacgaaaagaacaaacttaaag CTTTTAGAGGAAAGTGCTGCTGATGACATAGTACCTACTTCTGTGGAGGAAGTTGTGATTCAGCCCACTTTTAGAGGAAAGTGCTGCTGA